The following are from one region of the Leptospira saintgironsiae genome:
- a CDS encoding fibronectin-binding protein yields MFRNPKAKIIALFTVIALTVSFSYLSAQSLNVYGTYKVTGTNPDGSKYRGSVTVTLNEDGSYNFQWSVGNSFSGTGSLSGNTLTVDWGDTYPVIYTVKSGGSRLEGTWGNGTGTEILSK; encoded by the coding sequence ATGTTTAGAAATCCTAAAGCTAAAATTATAGCTTTATTTACCGTGATCGCTTTGACCGTTTCCTTCTCTTATTTGAGCGCTCAATCTTTGAATGTTTATGGAACTTATAAAGTGACAGGTACAAATCCTGACGGAAGTAAATATAGAGGAAGTGTTACAGTCACTTTGAATGAGGATGGGTCTTACAATTTCCAATGGTCCGTAGGAAATAGTTTCTCCGGAACAGGTTCTTTAAGTGGAAACACTTTAACAGTAGATTGGGGCGATACTTATCCTGTGATCTACACAGTTAAAAGTGGAGGGAGTCGATTAGAAGGTACTTGGGGAAACGGAACAGGTACTGAAATTCTTTCTAAATAA